In the Tessaracoccus lacteus genome, CGACCTCGCCTCGGCCGCGCTGCACGTCATGAGCCTGCCGAAGGACGAGTACCGCAGCGTGGCGCCCGAGCGGCAGAGCCACCTGAACGTCGGCACGGGCACGGACCTGACGATCGCCGACCTCGCCCACACCGTCGCTGCCGTCACCGGGTTCGACGGTCGTCTCACCTTCGACGCCTCCAAGCCGGACGGCACCCCCCGCAAGCTCCTCGACGTCTCCCGCCTCGCGAGCCTCGGCTGGCGCGCCGGGATCGGTCTGCCGGAGGGGCTGCGGAGCACCTACGACTGGTTCCTTGCGAACGCGACGACGCTGAGAGAGGGATGAGCCATGCGCATCGTCATCATCGGCCTGAACTACGCCCCGGAACCCACCGGCATCGCTCCCTACACGAGCGCCGCCGCGCAGGCTCTCGAGGCGCGAGGGCACGACGTGACGGTGATCACCGGCTATCCCCACTACCCCCAGTGGCGCATCGCGGACGGCTATCAGGGCTCGTCGTGCCGGTCCCGGATCAAGGGCGTCGACGTCCTGCGTCTCCGGCACCCCGTGCCGGGCTCGGGGAGCCTGGCGAAGCGCCTCGGCATGGAACTGGTCTTCGGGCTGAGGGCCACCTTCGCCCGGTGGGGGCGCCCTGACGTCGTGGTCGTCGTCAGCCCCGCGCTGGTCAGCTCGTCCATGGCGGTGGCCCGAGCTCGGTTGACCGGCGTCCCCGTCGTGTCGTGGGTCCAGGACATCTACACGCTGAGCGCCAGCCAGACCCGCAAGGGCTCGCCGCTGGCCGGACTGGTGAAGGTCGTGGAGTCCGCGACGCTGCGCGCCTCCAGCAGGGTGCTGGCGATCCACGACCGCTTCGCGAACTACCTGTCGAACGGCCTGCGCGTGCGCCACGAGCGCATCGACGTCGTGCGGAACTGGACGCATCTGGCCGCCTCCCCTGGACGGAGCGCGGAGACCCGCAGGCGGCACGGCTGGGCCGACGACGAGACCATCGTGCTGCACGCCGGCAACATGGGTTCCAAGCAGGCCCTCGAGCACGTCGTGCAGGCGTCCCAGCTCGCCGCCAAGGCCGGCGCCCGCATCCGCTTCGTCCTGCTCGGCGACGGCAACCGGCGCAGGGCGCTCGAGGCGATGGGCAGCAATGCGTGCCTGCAGTACATCGACCCGCTGCCCGACGACGAGTTCGCCTCCACGCTCGCCAGCGCGGACATCCTGCTGGTCAACGAACTGCCCGGTATGACGGAGATGTCGGTGCCGAGCAAGCTGACGTCGTACTTCAACACGGGCCTTCCCGTGCTGGCCGCCGTCGACTGGAGCAGCGTGACGGCCGACGAGGTCGACGCCGCCGGGGCGGGGCTTCGGGTCTCCCCCGGCGACGCGCTCGATCTCTACGACGGTGCGCGTCAACTGGCCGGAGCACCCGGACTGCGCGCCGAGCTGGGTGCCGCCGGCCTGCGGCACCGGCAGCAGGTCCTCGGCGAGGAGGCGGCCTTCGCCGGCATCGAGGCGTCCCTGCTGCGAGCCACCGGGCACGCAGCCGCGCTGCCCGAGGAGGGGGATGCGTCGCACGACGATCCCGTCGCGGCGCCTGAGCCCATCCGCCATGTCACGCCGAAGGCCCTGGCTCGCGAGGCGCTGGCCCGGCAGGACGCGGCCGACCTGCCCCTGACCGCCTGACAGACCCCCTGCCGGTCACAACGACGTGACCGGCAGGCACTGCCGCCAGGGTTCCTGAGCATGTAGTAGCCGGTTCCCTGAGCACTTCGACAGGCTCAGTACAAGCCTGTCAAAGGGCCCTGCATCCCCGGTTCCCTGAGCCTGTCGAAGGGCCCTACATCCCCGGTTCCCTGAGCCTGTCGAAGGGCCCTGAGCGAAGCGAAGGGACGCCACCCGCCGATCTCCATCCCCGCCACTCCTCTCGCTGCGCTCGAGGCACCTCGACAAGCATGTGCTGAGCCTGTCGAAGTACTCGGCGAACCGACTTCCTGAGCCTGGCGTCACCGGTTCCCTGAGCCTGTCGAAGGGCCCTGCATCCCGGTTCCCTGAGCCTGTCGAAGGGCCCTGAGCGAAGCGAAGGGACGCCGCTCGACCGATCTCCACCCCCCGCACTCCTCTCGCTGCGCTCGAGGCACCTCGACAAGCTCGGCGAACCGTTCCCTGAGCCTGGCGTCACCGGATCCCTGAGCCTGTCAAAGGGCCCTGCATCCCCGGTTCCCTGAGCCTGTCGAAGGGCCCTGAGCGAAGCGAAGGGACGCCACTCGACCGATCTCCACCCCCCGCACTCCTCTCGCTGCGCTCGAGGCACCTCGACAAGCATGTGCTGAGCCTGTCGAAGTACTCGGCGAACCGACTTCCTGAGCCTGGCGTCACCGGGTCCCTGAGCCTGTCGAAGGGCCCTGCATCCCCGGTTCCCTGAGCCTGTCGAAGGGCCCTGAGCGAAGCGAAGGGACGCCACTCGACCGATCTCCATCCCCGCCACTCCTCTCGCTGCGCTCGAGGCACCTCGACAGGCATGTGCTGAGCCTGTCGAAGTACTCGGCGAACCGACTAGTACTCGGCGAACCGACTACCTGACACGCGCCAGGGGGCGCCTCCCGAAGGAGA is a window encoding:
- a CDS encoding glycosyltransferase family 4 protein is translated as MRIVIIGLNYAPEPTGIAPYTSAAAQALEARGHDVTVITGYPHYPQWRIADGYQGSSCRSRIKGVDVLRLRHPVPGSGSLAKRLGMELVFGLRATFARWGRPDVVVVVSPALVSSSMAVARARLTGVPVVSWVQDIYTLSASQTRKGSPLAGLVKVVESATLRASSRVLAIHDRFANYLSNGLRVRHERIDVVRNWTHLAASPGRSAETRRRHGWADDETIVLHAGNMGSKQALEHVVQASQLAAKAGARIRFVLLGDGNRRRALEAMGSNACLQYIDPLPDDEFASTLASADILLVNELPGMTEMSVPSKLTSYFNTGLPVLAAVDWSSVTADEVDAAGAGLRVSPGDALDLYDGARQLAGAPGLRAELGAAGLRHRQQVLGEEAAFAGIEASLLRATGHAAALPEEGDASHDDPVAAPEPIRHVTPKALAREALARQDAADLPLTA